The following proteins are encoded in a genomic region of Cryptomeria japonica chromosome 11, Sugi_1.0, whole genome shotgun sequence:
- the LOC131072081 gene encoding transcription factor MYB17 yields MGRASCSDEMGLKKGPWTPEEDQILVAYINKNGHGNWRALPKQAGLMRCGKSCRLRWTNYLRPDIKRGNFSLKEEQTIIQLHQILGNRWSAIASHLPGRTDNEIKNVWNTHLKKRLLQIGVDPVTHAPRGYTFYSPNAHHIHEFKRQRTPRKSSAKEPNTSNASQSKQSSETLEQPAEVMGSEENNTLLQSRVEEQEACHAPVSPKSVANYSSYSSDSSQHSTEAMELLSSVYGFNEINPQNVTLDRTDKKSMDYNSLLQCSYADSMNFMVDQDQEMSYQLDCKPPPALSDHNFVSLANLGIRESDKTYPDMQQNTPYDYTADLNFANLGNNVNELCSHELSLWPTKQHSSLGDSVNKMSVVGNGNANSSSNCNFSVEQFLELADQSTMGMEGGKQCEEVWPWWEMKGGDEAQVQGGHNCSMSVGMEYWVNLLRQVGPLPFLDSISEN; encoded by the exons ATGGGGCGTGCTTCATGCTCTGATGAAATGGGATTGAAGAAGGGCCCTTGGACTCCTGAAGAAGATCAGATTCTTGTTGCTTATATTAACAAGAATGGACATGGGAATTGGCGGGCACTGCCCAAACAAGCAG GACTTATGCGATGTGGTAAGAGTTGTCGACTGCGGTGGACAAATTATCTGAGACCAGACATCAAACGTGGCAACTTTAGTCTAAAGGAGGAGCAGACAATCATCCAACTCCATCAAATCTTGGGGAACAG ATGGTCAGCTATTGCCTCACATCTCCCGGGAAGAACAGACAACGAGATAAAGAACGTATGGAACACCCATCTGAAGAAGCGTTTGCTCCAAATAGGAGTAGACCCAGTAACCCACGCTCCTCGAGGTTACACATTCTACTCTCCAAATGCCCACCACATCCACGAATTCAAAAGACAAAGAACCCCAAGAAAATCCTCAGCAAAAGAACCCAACACAAGCAATGCTAGTCAGAGCAAGCAAAGTTCAGAAACACTAGAGCAGCCAGCAGAAGTAATGGGTAGTGAAGAAAATAATACATTATTGCAGTCACGGGTAGAAGAACAGGAAGCTTGCCATGCTCCTGTTTCCCCCAAGTCGGTAGCCAACTATTCATCCTACTCAAGTGACTCTTCCCAACATTCCACAGAGGCAATGGAGCTACTCTCATCTGTCTATGGATTCAATGAAATCAACCCACAAAATGTAACATTGGATAGAACAGATAAGAAATCAATGGACTACAATAGTCTTCTTCAGTGCAGCTATGCCGACTCCATGAACTTCATGGTGGACCAAGATCAAGAAATGAGTTACCAGCTTGACTGCAAACCACCTCCAGCTCTCAGTGACCACAACTTCGTCAGCCTGGCCAATTTGGGTATACGTGAAAGTGACAAGACGTACCCGGACATGCAACAGAACACTCCGTATGACTACACTGCAGACCTAAATTTTGCTAACTTGGGTAACAATGTCAATGAGTTATGCTCACACGAGTTGTCTCTATGGCCAACAAAGCAGCACAGCAGTTTGGGGGACTCAGTGAATAAAATGTCAGTTGTGGGGAATGGGAATGCTAATAGTAGTAGTAACTGTAACTTCTCTGTGGAACAATTTCTAGAACTGGCTGATCAAAGCACGATGGGAATGGAAGGAGGGAAGCAGTGTGAGGAAGTGTGGCCATGGTGGGAGATGAAAGGAGGAGATGAAGCACAGGTACAAGGGGGGCATAATTGTAGCATGAGTGTGGGAATGGAGTACTGGGTAAACCTTTTGCGACAGGTGGGGCCCTTGCCTTTTCTTGACTCCATCTCTGAGAACTGA